The following proteins come from a genomic window of Pseudomonas putida:
- the rluC gene encoding 23S rRNA pseudouridine(955/2504/2580) synthase RluC, with protein MTTNTPPTSGVQLIEVAPELAGQRIDNFLITALKGVPRTLVYRILRKGEVRVNKGRVKPEYKIQAGDIVRVPPVRLPERDEPAPVAQGLLQRLEAAIVYEDKALIVMNKPAGIAVHGGSGLSFGVIEALRQLRPDAKELELVHRLDRDTSGLLMIAKKRSMLRHLHAALRGDGVDKRYMALVRGHWPTSKKQVNAPLLKSNLRSGERMVEVNDEGKEALTLFRVLRRFGEFATIVEARPITGRTHQIRVHTLHAGHMIAGDSKYGDEDFSREIRDLGGKRLFLHAYALTVPLPDGGELKLEAPVDEVWAKTVERLGAS; from the coding sequence ATGACGACCAATACCCCTCCGACTTCCGGCGTTCAGCTGATCGAAGTCGCGCCGGAGCTTGCCGGCCAACGCATCGACAATTTCCTCATCACGGCGCTCAAGGGTGTACCCAGGACGCTGGTCTACCGCATCCTGCGCAAAGGCGAGGTCCGGGTCAACAAGGGCCGTGTCAAGCCTGAGTACAAGATCCAGGCGGGTGACATCGTCCGTGTACCGCCTGTGCGCCTCCCGGAGCGTGACGAGCCGGCCCCGGTTGCCCAGGGGCTGCTGCAGCGCCTGGAAGCCGCCATCGTCTACGAAGACAAGGCGCTGATCGTGATGAACAAGCCGGCCGGTATCGCCGTGCATGGTGGCAGTGGCCTGAGCTTTGGTGTGATCGAGGCGCTGCGCCAGTTGCGTCCGGATGCCAAGGAGCTGGAGCTTGTGCACCGCCTGGATCGCGACACTTCGGGCCTGCTGATGATTGCCAAGAAGCGCAGCATGCTGCGCCATCTGCATGCCGCGCTGCGTGGCGATGGGGTCGACAAGCGCTACATGGCGCTGGTGCGTGGCCACTGGCCTACCTCGAAGAAGCAGGTCAATGCCCCGTTGCTCAAGAGCAACCTGCGTTCGGGCGAGCGTATGGTCGAGGTGAATGACGAGGGCAAGGAAGCGCTGACCCTGTTCCGTGTGCTTCGCCGTTTCGGTGAGTTCGCCACCATTGTCGAGGCGCGCCCTATCACTGGGCGTACCCATCAGATTCGCGTACATACTCTGCATGCTGGCCATATGATCGCCGGTGACAGCAAATACGGCGACGAAGATTTCAGTCGCGAGATTCGAGACTTGGGAGGCAAGCGCCTGTTCCTGCATGCCTATGCCCTCACGGTGCCGCTGCCTGATGGTGGTGAGCTCAAGCTCGAGGCGCCTGTGGACGAAGTTTGGGCGAAAACCGTGGAGCGTCTGGGGGCGTCCTGA
- a CDS encoding HAD family hydrolase, which produces MKKSYELLIFDWDGTLADSIGRIVEAMNAAAERAGEAPSPEEAVKGIIGLALGEAISTLYPHLDPVQVETFRQHYADIYTALDQQPSPLFEGVVESLDAFRVEGYRLAVATGKARRGLDRVLKANGWERFFDITRAADETRGKPHPLMLEEILGHCGVEPGQALMVGDSAFDLLMANNAGMHSAAVGYGAMPLQALAEFGPQVCIDHFSQLREWLAGSAQIQFQGR; this is translated from the coding sequence ATGAAAAAGTCTTACGAGTTGCTGATCTTCGACTGGGACGGCACCTTGGCCGACTCGATCGGGCGGATCGTTGAGGCGATGAATGCCGCCGCCGAGCGCGCCGGTGAGGCGCCAAGCCCGGAGGAGGCCGTCAAGGGCATCATCGGTCTGGCGCTTGGTGAAGCCATTTCTACCCTCTATCCGCACCTCGATCCTGTGCAGGTCGAAACCTTCCGTCAGCACTATGCCGACATCTATACGGCGCTTGATCAGCAGCCTTCGCCGTTGTTCGAGGGCGTGGTCGAATCGCTGGATGCCTTCCGGGTCGAGGGTTATCGCCTCGCGGTGGCGACAGGCAAGGCGCGTCGTGGTCTGGATCGGGTGCTCAAGGCCAATGGCTGGGAGCGTTTTTTCGACATCACCCGTGCCGCTGATGAGACCCGTGGCAAGCCGCACCCGCTGATGCTCGAGGAAATTCTGGGGCATTGCGGTGTCGAACCCGGGCAGGCGCTGATGGTCGGAGATTCGGCATTCGATCTGCTGATGGCCAATAATGCCGGTATGCATTCGGCGGCCGTGGGCTATGGTGCCATGCCGCTGCAGGCTTTGGCCGAGTTCGGTCCGCAGGTGTGCATTGATCATTTTTCCCAGTTGCGCGAGTGGCTGGCAGGTTCTGCGCAAATCCAATTCCAAGGTAGGTGA